A stretch of Suncus etruscus isolate mSunEtr1 chromosome 9, mSunEtr1.pri.cur, whole genome shotgun sequence DNA encodes these proteins:
- the LOC126018232 gene encoding olfactory receptor 51Q1-like, producing MSKMNNSTPRPFQFVLTGIPGFEAYHIWISIPFCCLYTISIVGNTTIPSVIHREPSLHQPMYLFLFMLALTDLGLTLSTLPTVMQLLWFNIQTITFEACFAQLFLIHTFSFMESSVLLAMSFDRYVAICRPLHYATILTNKVISRIGMAIVFRCVLAVLPSLFLLKRLPFCRSHLLSHSYCLHQDMLRLVCADIRVNSWYGFALVLLIIVMDPLLIVFSYAMILKSILGTSTKTEKLRAFNNCLSHILAVLVLYIPMVGVSMTHRFAKHASPLLHVIMANVYMLAPPVMNPIIYSVKTKQIRQGLLHLFIRRRVH from the coding sequence ATGTCTAAGATGAATAACTCTACACCAAGACCCTTTCAATTCGTCCTCACTGGCATCCCAGGATTTGAGGCTTACCACATCTGGATCTCCATCCCTTTCTGCTGTCTCTACACCATCTCCATCGTGGGCAACACCACTATTCCTTCTGTGATCCACAGAGAACCATCCCTCCACCAGCCCATGTacctatttctttttatgttggcCTTAACAGACTTGGGTCTTACCCTCTCTACCCTGCCCACAGTTATGCAGCTTCTCTGGTTCAATATTCAAACAATCACTTTtgaagcttgctttgcacagtTATTTCTTATTCATACATTCTCTTTCATGGAATCCTCTGTCCTGCTGGCCATGTCTTTTGACCGCTATGTGGCTATCTGCCGACCCTTGCATTATGCTACCATCCTCACCAACAAAGTCATCAGCAGAATTGGAATGGCCATTGTTTTCCGCTGTGTTCTGGCtgttcttccctctctttttttactAAAGCGTTTGCCCTTTTGTCGTTCCCACCTTCTTTCTCATTCCTACTGTCTCCACCAGGATATGCTTCGTCTAGTCTGTGCTGACATTCGGGTCAACAGCTGGTATGGGTTTGCTCTAGTTTTACTTATTATTGTAATGGACCCTCTACTCATTGTGTTTTCTTATGCAATGATTCTGAAAAGTATATTGGGCACATCCACCAAGACTGAGAAACTCCGAGCCTTCAATAACTGTTTGTCCCACATtctggctgttcttgttctttatattCCCATGGTTGGTGTATCTATGACTCATCGATTTGCCAAGCATGCCTCTCCTTTGCTCCATGTTATCATGGCTAATGTCTATATGTTGGCACCACCTGTAATGAACCCCATCATTTATAGTGTGAAAACTAAGCAGATTCGTCAGGGACTCCTTCATCTTTTTATCCGGAGGAGAGTACACTAA